From Deferrisoma camini S3R1, the proteins below share one genomic window:
- a CDS encoding multiheme c-type cytochrome codes for MKSLGALAAAVVVALAAARVGASETPVSDDTEACIGCHEEVTPGIVADWRRSRHAHTTPGEALDRPKLERRVSAASVPEALRTVVVGCAECHTRNPDAHPDTFDHNGFRVHIVVTPADCATCHPEEREQYGRNLMANAHDNLMGNPLYGALVAAAAGPTTYDGQGLVVSPPDERTLGDACLACHGTRVTVDGMETRDTAMGEMEFPRLRGWPNQGVGRINPDGTKGACTSCHTRHRFSIEEAREPDACEQCHKGPDVPAYKVYEVSKHNAVYQSSRGSWDLEGVPWVVGRDFTAPTCATCHASLIVSPGGDVLAPRTHEMADRLKYRLFGLPYATAHPRSGDTTVIRNKGGLSLPSELSGEPVAEFLIDGAEQARREARMRSVCSGCHSGQWIRGHFERLDHTVRTTNALTLEATKILLRAWESGLARGPGQGGNPFDEAIEKMWVEQWLFYANSTRFASAMAGADYGVFANGRWYLQKNLALMKDWLGFLSRPPTGR; via the coding sequence ATGAAGAGCCTGGGGGCGTTGGCCGCGGCCGTCGTGGTCGCCCTGGCTGCGGCACGGGTGGGGGCTTCGGAGACACCGGTGAGCGACGACACCGAGGCGTGCATCGGATGCCACGAGGAGGTGACCCCCGGCATCGTGGCGGACTGGCGCCGCAGCCGTCACGCCCACACCACGCCCGGGGAGGCGCTGGACCGGCCGAAGCTCGAGCGCAGAGTCTCGGCAGCCTCCGTGCCCGAGGCGCTCCGGACCGTGGTGGTGGGCTGCGCCGAGTGTCACACCCGCAACCCCGACGCCCACCCCGACACCTTCGACCACAACGGGTTCCGGGTGCACATCGTGGTCACCCCGGCCGACTGCGCCACCTGCCACCCCGAGGAGCGCGAGCAGTACGGCCGCAACCTCATGGCCAACGCCCACGACAACCTGATGGGCAACCCGCTGTACGGGGCGTTGGTGGCGGCGGCGGCCGGGCCCACCACGTACGACGGGCAGGGGTTGGTGGTGAGCCCCCCCGACGAGCGGACGCTCGGCGACGCCTGCCTCGCCTGCCACGGAACCCGGGTCACGGTGGACGGTATGGAGACCCGCGACACGGCCATGGGCGAGATGGAGTTCCCCAGGCTCCGGGGCTGGCCCAACCAGGGGGTGGGTCGGATCAACCCCGACGGCACCAAGGGGGCGTGCACCTCGTGTCACACCCGCCACCGGTTCTCGATCGAGGAGGCCCGCGAGCCGGACGCGTGCGAGCAGTGCCACAAGGGGCCGGACGTGCCGGCCTACAAGGTGTACGAGGTCAGCAAGCACAACGCCGTGTATCAGTCGTCCAGGGGCTCGTGGGACCTTGAGGGCGTTCCCTGGGTGGTGGGCCGGGACTTCACCGCTCCCACCTGCGCCACCTGCCACGCGAGCCTCATCGTGAGCCCGGGGGGAGACGTGCTGGCCCCGCGCACCCACGAGATGGCCGACCGGCTGAAGTACCGCCTGTTCGGGCTGCCCTACGCCACGGCCCACCCCCGCTCGGGCGACACCACGGTGATCCGGAACAAGGGGGGGCTCTCCCTCCCGTCGGAGCTGTCCGGGGAGCCGGTGGCCGAGTTCCTGATCGACGGGGCCGAGCAGGCCCGGCGGGAGGCTCGGATGCGCTCGGTGTGCTCGGGGTGCCACAGCGGCCAGTGGATCCGGGGCCACTTCGAGCGGCTGGACCACACGGTCCGGACCACCAACGCGCTGACGCTCGAGGCCACCAAGATCCTTCTGCGGGCCTGGGAGTCCGGGCTGGCCCGGGGGCCCGGCCAGGGCGGGAACCCCTTCGACGAGGCCATCGAGAAGATGTGGGTGGAGCAGTGGCTGTTCTACGCGAACTCCACCCGGTTCGCCTCGGCCATGGCCGGCGCGGACTACGGGGTGTTCGCCAACGGCCGGTGGTACCTGCAGAAGAACCTCGCCCTCATGAAGGACTGGCTGGGGTTCCTGTCGCGGCCCCCGACGGGCCGGTGA
- a CDS encoding acyl-CoA thioesterase, which translates to MPHVTRIKVRGYHLDLYGHVNNARYLEFLEEGRWSWVEERGDLAGFMKGGYGFSVVNININYRRPAFLGDELEILTSLKGLGNRSGVVRQVVRLAGTDTVVAEADVTFVVVSAQTGRAVPLDGEVRALLAGLEADRSGDSAES; encoded by the coding sequence ATGCCCCACGTCACCAGGATCAAGGTCCGGGGGTACCACCTGGATCTCTACGGACACGTCAACAACGCCCGGTACCTGGAGTTCCTCGAGGAGGGCCGGTGGAGCTGGGTGGAGGAGCGCGGAGACCTGGCCGGGTTCATGAAGGGGGGGTACGGGTTCTCCGTGGTGAACATCAACATCAACTACCGCCGGCCCGCCTTCCTGGGCGACGAGCTGGAGATCCTCACCTCCCTGAAGGGGCTGGGGAACCGCTCGGGCGTGGTGCGCCAGGTGGTGCGCCTGGCCGGCACCGACACCGTGGTGGCCGAGGCCGACGTGACCTTCGTGGTGGTGTCGGCCCAAACCGGCCGGGCCGTGCCCCTGGATGGGGAGGTGCGGGCCCTCCTGGCGGGGTTGGAGGCGGACCGCAGCGGGGATTCGGCGGAGTCGTAG